A region of Vitis riparia cultivar Riparia Gloire de Montpellier isolate 1030 chromosome 12, EGFV_Vit.rip_1.0, whole genome shotgun sequence DNA encodes the following proteins:
- the LOC117926377 gene encoding chloride channel protein CLC-c isoform X1, giving the protein MDQRDGENDIEIEGVWGDWREMEGNGSDFSDKDTAMREPLLVRKRLNSTSQIAIVGASVCPIESLDYEIVENELFKQDWRSRKRVQIFQYIVLKWTLALLIGLGTGLVGFFNNLAVENIAGFKLLLASNLMLKDKYGLAFVTFAGCNMVLAIAAAVLCAYIAPSAAGSGIPEVKAYLNGIDAHSILAPSTLFVKIFGSILGVSAGFVVGKEGPMVHTGACIASLLGQGGSRKYHLTWKWLRYFKNDRDRRDLITCGAAAGVAAAFRAPVGGVLFALEEVTSWWRSALLWRTFFTTAVVAVVLRALIEFCRSGKCGLFGQGGLIMFDVNSSQATYDTPDLLTVIFLGIVGGIFGSLYNFLVDKVLRTYSIFNEQGPKFRVLLVIVISLLTSCCAYGIPWLAQCKPCPIELKNECPTVGRSGNYKNFQCQPGHYNDLASLFLNTNDDAIRNLFSNGTQNEFQLSTLVIFFAAVYCLGIITYGIAVPSGLFIPVILAGASYGRIVGTVAGSLTSLDVGLFSLLGAASFLGGTMRMTVSLCIILLELTNDLLTLPLMMLVLLISKTVADCFNKGVYDQIVRMKGFPYMEAHAEPYMRHLVAKDVVSGPLITFSGVEKVGNILHALKTTGHHGFPVIDEPPFTDAPELCGLVLKSHLLVLLKGKKFSKTRMLVRSEILKTFEASDFAKAGSGKGVKLEDLDITAEEMEMYVDLHPITNTSPYTVVETMSLAKAAVLFRELGLRHLCVVPKTHARPPIVGILTRHDFMPGHIRGLYPHLNSSK; this is encoded by the exons ATGgatcagagagatggagagAATGATATTGAGATCGAAGGAGTGTGGGGTGATTGGAGGGAGATGGAGGGGAACGGATCGGACTTCTCTGACAAGGATACGGCGATGAGGGAGCCGTTGCTCGTTAGGAAGAGGTTGAATAGTACTTCGCAGATTGCAATTGTGGGAGCCAGCGTTTGTCCGATTGAGAGCTTGGACTACGA GATTGTGGAAAATGAACTTTTTAAGCAGGACTGGAGATCTAGAAAAAGGGTTCAGATATTTCAATATATTGTGCTCAAGTGGACGCTTGCCCTCCTTATCGGGTTAGGTACTGGGCTGGTTGGCTTCTTCAACAACCTTGCAGTTGAGAATATAGCTGGTTTCAAACTTTTACTCGCTAGCAATCTCATGCTTAAGGACAA GTATGGTCTGGCATTTGTAACATTTGCGGGTTGTAACATGGTTTTGGCAATTGCTGCGGCTGTCCTCTGTGCTTACATTGCCCCTTCAGCTGCGGGCTCTGGCATCCCTGAGGTGAAAGCATATCTCAATGGCATAGATGCTCATTCTATATTGGCTCCGAGTACCCTCTTTGTAAAG ATTTTTGGCTCCATTCTTGGAGTGTCTGCTGGATTTGTTGTGGGTAAGGAAGGGCCCATGGTCCATACTGGCGCTTGCATAGCCTCTTTGCTTGGGCAGGGAGGATCCCGCAAATACCATTTGACATGGAAATGGCTCAGATACTTCAAAAATGACAGGGATCGTCGTGATTTGATTACCTGTGGTGCTGCAGCTGGTGTGGCTGCTGCTTTCCGTGCTCCAGTGGGTGGGGTCCTCTTTGCACTTGAAGAAGTAACTTCATg GTGGAGAAGTGCTCTTCTCTGGAGAACCTTTTTTACAACAGCTGTAGTAGCAGTGGTGTTGAGAGCCCTCATAGAATTTTGTCGGAGTGGCAAGTGTGGGTTATTTGGGCAAGGAGGTCTGATCATGTTTGATGTCAATTCGTCTCAAGCCACTTATGATACCCCTGATTTACTGACTGTCATATTCCTTGGAATTGTCGGTGGCATTTTTGGAAGCCTCTACAATTTTCTCGTGGATAAGGTCCTTCGTACATATAGCATCTTCAATGA GCAAGGTCCTAAATTTCGGGTCCTGCTTGTCATTGTCATCTCCCTCCTGACATCTTGCTGCGCTTATGGTATTCCATGGCTGGCACAGTGCAAGCCTTGTCCAATTGAGCTGAAGAATGAGTGCCCCACCGTAGGCCGCTCTGGAAACTACAAGAACTTCCAATGTCAACCAGGCCATTACAATGACCTTGCCTCCCTCTTTCTCAACACCAATGATGATGCCATACGCAACCTATTCAGCAATGGCACCCAAAATGAATTCCAACTCTCCACccttgtcattttctttgctgCTGTATACTGCCTTGGCATTATTACTTATGGCATTGCTGTTCCCTCGGGGCTATTTATCCCTGTCATACTTGCTGGAGCCTCCTATGGTCGCATTGTTGGGACAGTTGCTGGCTCTCTGACTAGTCTTGATGTGGGTCTCTTTTCACTTCTTGGAGCTGCCTCCTTCCTGGGTGGCACCATGAGAATGACAGTCTCCCTCTGTATCATTCTCCTGGAACTTACCAATGATCTGCTAACGCTCCCATTGATGATGCTGGTTCTCCTTATTTCAAAAACGGTTGCAGATTGTTTCAACAAGGGTGTCTATGACCAAATAGTGAGAATGAAGGGGTTTCCTTATATGGAAGCTCATGCAGAGCCATACATGAGGCACCTGGTCGCAAAGGATGTTGTTTCTGGTCCATTAATCACCTTTTCGGGTGTTGAAAAGGTGGGAAATATACTACATGCTTTGAAGACAACAGGCCATCATGGGTTCCCTGTCATTGATGAACCGCCTTTCACAGATGCACCAGAGCTGTGTGGGCTTGTTTTGAAGTCTCATTTGCTGGTTTTACTCAAAGGGAAGAAGTTTTCAAAGACGAGGATGTTGGTCAGATCAGAAATCTTGAAAACATTTGAGGCGAGTGATTTTGCTAAGGCAGGATCAGGCAAAGGAGTCAAACTGGAGGACCTGGACATCACGGCCGAGGAGATGGAGATGTATGTTGATCTACATCCTATCACTAATACATCCCCATACACAGTTGTGGAAACGATGTCTCTAGCAAAAGCTGCTGTCCTCTTTCGGGAACTAGGCCTTCGACATTTGTGTGTGGTGCCAAAGACTCATGCT AGGCCGCCGATTGTGGGAATTTTGACAAGGCACGACTTCATGCCGGGGCACATACGAGGGCTCTACCCTCATTTAAACTCTAGCAAGTAA
- the LOC117926377 gene encoding chloride channel protein CLC-c isoform X2 has translation MVLAIAAAVLCAYIAPSAAGSGIPEVKAYLNGIDAHSILAPSTLFVKIFGSILGVSAGFVVGKEGPMVHTGACIASLLGQGGSRKYHLTWKWLRYFKNDRDRRDLITCGAAAGVAAAFRAPVGGVLFALEEVTSWWRSALLWRTFFTTAVVAVVLRALIEFCRSGKCGLFGQGGLIMFDVNSSQATYDTPDLLTVIFLGIVGGIFGSLYNFLVDKVLRTYSIFNEQGPKFRVLLVIVISLLTSCCAYGIPWLAQCKPCPIELKNECPTVGRSGNYKNFQCQPGHYNDLASLFLNTNDDAIRNLFSNGTQNEFQLSTLVIFFAAVYCLGIITYGIAVPSGLFIPVILAGASYGRIVGTVAGSLTSLDVGLFSLLGAASFLGGTMRMTVSLCIILLELTNDLLTLPLMMLVLLISKTVADCFNKGVYDQIVRMKGFPYMEAHAEPYMRHLVAKDVVSGPLITFSGVEKVGNILHALKTTGHHGFPVIDEPPFTDAPELCGLVLKSHLLVLLKGKKFSKTRMLVRSEILKTFEASDFAKAGSGKGVKLEDLDITAEEMEMYVDLHPITNTSPYTVVETMSLAKAAVLFRELGLRHLCVVPKTHARPPIVGILTRHDFMPGHIRGLYPHLNSSK, from the exons ATGGTTTTGGCAATTGCTGCGGCTGTCCTCTGTGCTTACATTGCCCCTTCAGCTGCGGGCTCTGGCATCCCTGAGGTGAAAGCATATCTCAATGGCATAGATGCTCATTCTATATTGGCTCCGAGTACCCTCTTTGTAAAG ATTTTTGGCTCCATTCTTGGAGTGTCTGCTGGATTTGTTGTGGGTAAGGAAGGGCCCATGGTCCATACTGGCGCTTGCATAGCCTCTTTGCTTGGGCAGGGAGGATCCCGCAAATACCATTTGACATGGAAATGGCTCAGATACTTCAAAAATGACAGGGATCGTCGTGATTTGATTACCTGTGGTGCTGCAGCTGGTGTGGCTGCTGCTTTCCGTGCTCCAGTGGGTGGGGTCCTCTTTGCACTTGAAGAAGTAACTTCATg GTGGAGAAGTGCTCTTCTCTGGAGAACCTTTTTTACAACAGCTGTAGTAGCAGTGGTGTTGAGAGCCCTCATAGAATTTTGTCGGAGTGGCAAGTGTGGGTTATTTGGGCAAGGAGGTCTGATCATGTTTGATGTCAATTCGTCTCAAGCCACTTATGATACCCCTGATTTACTGACTGTCATATTCCTTGGAATTGTCGGTGGCATTTTTGGAAGCCTCTACAATTTTCTCGTGGATAAGGTCCTTCGTACATATAGCATCTTCAATGA GCAAGGTCCTAAATTTCGGGTCCTGCTTGTCATTGTCATCTCCCTCCTGACATCTTGCTGCGCTTATGGTATTCCATGGCTGGCACAGTGCAAGCCTTGTCCAATTGAGCTGAAGAATGAGTGCCCCACCGTAGGCCGCTCTGGAAACTACAAGAACTTCCAATGTCAACCAGGCCATTACAATGACCTTGCCTCCCTCTTTCTCAACACCAATGATGATGCCATACGCAACCTATTCAGCAATGGCACCCAAAATGAATTCCAACTCTCCACccttgtcattttctttgctgCTGTATACTGCCTTGGCATTATTACTTATGGCATTGCTGTTCCCTCGGGGCTATTTATCCCTGTCATACTTGCTGGAGCCTCCTATGGTCGCATTGTTGGGACAGTTGCTGGCTCTCTGACTAGTCTTGATGTGGGTCTCTTTTCACTTCTTGGAGCTGCCTCCTTCCTGGGTGGCACCATGAGAATGACAGTCTCCCTCTGTATCATTCTCCTGGAACTTACCAATGATCTGCTAACGCTCCCATTGATGATGCTGGTTCTCCTTATTTCAAAAACGGTTGCAGATTGTTTCAACAAGGGTGTCTATGACCAAATAGTGAGAATGAAGGGGTTTCCTTATATGGAAGCTCATGCAGAGCCATACATGAGGCACCTGGTCGCAAAGGATGTTGTTTCTGGTCCATTAATCACCTTTTCGGGTGTTGAAAAGGTGGGAAATATACTACATGCTTTGAAGACAACAGGCCATCATGGGTTCCCTGTCATTGATGAACCGCCTTTCACAGATGCACCAGAGCTGTGTGGGCTTGTTTTGAAGTCTCATTTGCTGGTTTTACTCAAAGGGAAGAAGTTTTCAAAGACGAGGATGTTGGTCAGATCAGAAATCTTGAAAACATTTGAGGCGAGTGATTTTGCTAAGGCAGGATCAGGCAAAGGAGTCAAACTGGAGGACCTGGACATCACGGCCGAGGAGATGGAGATGTATGTTGATCTACATCCTATCACTAATACATCCCCATACACAGTTGTGGAAACGATGTCTCTAGCAAAAGCTGCTGTCCTCTTTCGGGAACTAGGCCTTCGACATTTGTGTGTGGTGCCAAAGACTCATGCT AGGCCGCCGATTGTGGGAATTTTGACAAGGCACGACTTCATGCCGGGGCACATACGAGGGCTCTACCCTCATTTAAACTCTAGCAAGTAA